From a region of the Salvelinus alpinus chromosome 2, SLU_Salpinus.1, whole genome shotgun sequence genome:
- the LOC139566354 gene encoding acylphosphatase-2-like isoform X1: MGSVKSLYSLVLSTVVILLAMSTNVDVGGEKLASVDFEIFGNVQGVCFRMYTEDQGKKLGVNGWVKNTREGTVIGQLQGPHDKVNEMKVWLSKVGSPSSRIDHAEFSNERDIPKLEIHGFGTRY; this comes from the exons ATGGGTAGTGTGAAAAGCCTATATAGTTTAGTTTTATCCACAGTGGTTATTTTACTTGCCATGTCTACCAACGTTGATGTTGGAGGTGAAAAGCTTGCCTCTGTAGATTTCGAGATATTCGGGAACGTCCAGG GTGTTTGCTTCAGAATG TACACAGAAGACCAGGGGAAGAAGCTGGGTGTTAATGGCTGGGTGAAGAACACAAGAGAAGGAACAGTGATTGGCCAGTTACAGGGGCCCCATGACAAGGTCAATGAAAT GAAGGTGTGGCTGAGTAAGGTTGGGAGTCCCAGCTCACGCATTGACCACGCCGAGTTCTCTAACGAGAGGGACATCCCCAAACTGGAAATCCATGGCTTTGGCACTCGCTACTGA
- the LOC139566354 gene encoding acylphosphatase-2-like isoform X2, with protein MYTEDQGKKLGVNGWVKNTREGTVIGQLQGPHDKVNEMKVWLSKVGSPSSRIDHAEFSNERDIPKLEIHGFGTRY; from the exons ATG TACACAGAAGACCAGGGGAAGAAGCTGGGTGTTAATGGCTGGGTGAAGAACACAAGAGAAGGAACAGTGATTGGCCAGTTACAGGGGCCCCATGACAAGGTCAATGAAAT GAAGGTGTGGCTGAGTAAGGTTGGGAGTCCCAGCTCACGCATTGACCACGCCGAGTTCTCTAACGAGAGGGACATCCCCAAACTGGAAATCCATGGCTTTGGCACTCGCTACTGA